TAATAGAAATTTATTATGTTTTATTACACTTGCTGAAGTGCGATTGGCACTTTAACAAGCGTTAATGTCAATGTACACAGCCCCGTGGCTTACACAAGTGAGGAGGATCACTTTACCTAACAAAAGTACATAAATCTTTAATAAAAAACACAAATTTTTATTTTGTGGTGACATAATAACAATGTATAAAATCAACGAGAAAGTTAATGTTAGCAAAAAAAAAAGATACTGACAAAGAGTAACTCTCCGTCAGTGTAAGCAATATTTTTTTTATGCCTATTTAAACAGCAATTTTTAGGTACATCAACAACAATCTGCCGGATAAATAGAGAAATGCTAATTTCAGCATTTGCTGAAATTTATGTGTTGTTAATATTGCTTAGGATAACTTGGGTTTTGGCTTAAACTGAGTCCAACCAAAACCTAGTGCTAATAACAGCATAAAAATACCCATGATTAGGTAAGAAAAGCTTAAACTGGTGGCATTACTAATTGGTTGACTTACCAACGGAGATAAAAACTGACCCAAAAATATTGCCGTTGTTAGTCCTCCGACAGCACGACCCCGCAATTTTAAGGGAATGATTTCTACCAAGCCAACATTAAGATTAGGGATCAACAAGCCCATTCCCAAGCCACTAATGATTAATCCTAGCAGGATTTGTACATAAGTACTAGATATGGCAATTACTGCATAACCAATCCCCATTAAGAGAAATACAAAAGATGTAATAGCAGAAAAATTGAATTTTGCTCTTACCCTTTGAAATTGTGTTGATGTAATTCCGCTAGCTAATGTACTGCAAGCGATCGCCATTCCTGCTTGTGCCGCATTACCTAGTTTCAGGTCTGATAAGAGGAAGGGTAACTTCACAGGAATCATGTAAAAAATGATCATTCCTCCTAAAGCTAGACTATAAACTAGCGCCAATTGCTTCAATGGCCAATTAACATTTTCTTCATTGAGAGAATGGTTAATTTGAACCTCAGCTTTTTGAGGTTCATAAATTGCATAAGCAGCTAAAGGCAGGACAAGAAAGGCAAATAGATAAATTAAAAAAGGCGATCGCCAATTAGCTTGTGCCAAAAAACCGCCTAAAGTTAAAAACAAAACCCCACCAAACGACATAAATGACGCTTGGATACCCATAAACTGATGGCGTTGTTCTCCCGCGAAATAGTCAGCAACTAAAGTTGTGCAGGTAGTCATAATTCCTGCTACTGCAACTCCTAAAACTGCCCGACCTACCAAAATGGCAGATAGTGAACTCAGAAAGAACCCTGAAGTTCCAGCTACGCCGTATAACGCCAGGGATAACAATAAAAGGTTTTTGCGTCCCCACTTATCAATTACAGCACCTGATGCTGTTCCGCATATAGCAATAAATAGAGCAGGCATAGTTAGCACCAGGGGTATTAAAAGCGATACATTCGGTGTACTGCTAAATGCCTTTGCCATGCTCGGTAGCGCAGGTGAAATGGTTGCTCCAGCCATGACAGTCATGCTACTGGCTAGGAGCAAAACCAGTTTGACTAAGATGCTGGTGTTCGGTGATTGTGTCATTGTTTACTCCTAGCTAGTGTTAAATT
This region of Oculatellaceae cyanobacterium genomic DNA includes:
- a CDS encoding MFS transporter, with translation MTQSPNTSILVKLVLLLASSMTVMAGATISPALPSMAKAFSSTPNVSLLIPLVLTMPALFIAICGTASGAVIDKWGRKNLLLLSLALYGVAGTSGFFLSSLSAILVGRAVLGVAVAGIMTTCTTLVADYFAGEQRHQFMGIQASFMSFGGVLFLTLGGFLAQANWRSPFLIYLFAFLVLPLAAYAIYEPQKAEVQINHSLNEENVNWPLKQLALVYSLALGGMIIFYMIPVKLPFLLSDLKLGNAAQAGMAIACSTLASGITSTQFQRVRAKFNFSAITSFVFLLMGIGYAVIAISSTYVQILLGLIISGLGMGLLIPNLNVGLVEIIPLKLRGRAVGGLTTAIFLGQFLSPLVSQPISNATSLSFSYLIMGIFMLLLALGFGWTQFKPKPKLS